DNA sequence from the Piliocolobus tephrosceles isolate RC106 unplaced genomic scaffold, ASM277652v3 unscaffolded_22516, whole genome shotgun sequence genome:
ttatgtaacaaacctgcacgttatgcacatgtaccctagaacttaaagtataaaaaaaaaaaatatgacagaTACTGAGTTGCACCTGTAGCTCTGGCTTGAAACAATGAGAGCCAAGCCTGAAGATACTAAGAGCCCCTTCCTGTAAACCAATGggcataatttttctttcctgctgttGTTGAGTGACTGGAAGAAACTCTCCCCCTAGAGCCCACACCCACATTGGGTTGAAGTTACCTTATCTAATCCCTACAACGCGGGGCAGTTGATCTTACTCCTCTTACCAGCTTCATGTCAATTCCTTCATTGCTATGAATGCTGACTCTAAACATGATGTCATGTTTCTCCACCCACCCACACTAGCGGACTTGATTCTGACTCTAGTTCCCTGGTAGGAACAGTGCACTGTAGGGTGATGTTATTGGTGCTCCTCCGTTGTCACAAGCCTTCAGACCCACGGAAGATTGGAGCTGTGCCAGTTACTAATACTTACCTCTCAGTACCAAGCCTGCCATCCATACTGTACTGTCATTGCTGGCGCTGGGAGTCAAATCCTTCTTTGCCAGCTGTCTCTGAGTTTCTAACTACAGAGAGCAAAAAAACATTAGAAGGTTGAAACATGGAGAGGGGCACTtgctctttctgtctcttcctgtCTTGTCAGTCTTCCTTAGCAGCAACTCTTTATCCTTGAAGTGAAATTGGTTCTAGTCTCCAGATTGGTTGATTGATTGGTTCTGGTTTTTGTTTAACTCCCAAAATCAGCCTCATGGAACTCTCTCAAAAATACCAGCAACATCAAGGTAGTGTCCCATCCTCAAAGATTTTAGTCCCAGCTCTGAGGGCCACACCCTCTGAGGTCCTATGGTACGAGTACCAATTAGGAACAGCATCCTTCCTCAGATATCTGAGATCCAGGTCTATGGGCCACTTCCTAATCTTTTAGGTTCTAATGACCTAACCTCTTTCCAAGTGGAATTTTCTTCCCATAGATACTATCCCTCTGCTACTTGAGCCTCCTGTTTTTCAACATTGACTCCAATACCCATTTAAATGATTGTTTACATTAAATTATCTGTAAATAAACAGTGTAGGTTCTTTATTCACCTAACTGGAACCATTATTATCCAGAAACCTGACACTATGCCATATCTTCCCACTTTCAACTACAGTACTTGGGCAGTCAACAGATCAAATAAGACTTGATATTCAGTCCACTAAATGTGTAGCTTAAACATATAGGGAAAATGGTTAGCACAACGTCCTAGTCAGTTTTCCTGTTTTCTACCCTCTTTGAGTCCCTTCTCCCTGTCTGCATCCATCCTCACTTTTAAGACTCTCTCTAAGGTGATGAGGCTATGTAGGATAGAATAGAAAGCTGGCATTGCTTTATATTGTTGTCAAGCTCCTTTCTTGTTGCCCAGCAGAAGTTTTGTCAGGCAAGACTCTGCCTTCACTGAGAAGTCCCTTGGGTCTCAAAGAAGTAAGAATAGTCAGAAAATACCTGTGGACATCCAGAAAGACAAAATACAGGTCAAAGGAAGGCAAAGGCTGGTCTTCAGCTTCAATTGCAATTGAGGAGACATTTCAACTATGTAGAAAGAGcctaggttttattctttttgcttcccACATATGTGATCTTTGGTCATTTCCCTTCCTAAAAGCATCTCTTTTTTCTACTATGTGAAATGAAAGTAACAATGCCTGCAGAGATGCGCTGAAGATTAAATTACTTAAATGTAATTGCCAAGGTTCAAAGCAGCCACtcaataaatacaattttcttcCCCTTGCCTACCTCCACCTGAACCAGGCAAGGAAAGTAAAGAAAGGAATCTGGTTCAGTAATGAAGGGAGTCTCAGTGTCTGAAATAAATACTCACTGGCATTTCTCTACTTCACTACATAAGTAAAATCACTGAAGAGGAAGAACAAGAGGTATcagaaatgttttacatattcacCTCCCTCTCTGCAGTAGTTTCTGAATTCCCTGTTTTATCTCTTTGGTCCGAACCCCATACACAATAGGGTTCAATGCAGGAGGAATAAGGTGATGAAGGACGTTGAGCAGGATCAGGATGTCCATGGGGACCTTCCTTCTGGCCACATTTATCAACACCAAAACCAGCAGTATGGTTctgaagaaaagaatgaggaTGAAGTGGGAGCCACATGTGCTCAGGGCCTTCACTGCCACTCCCTCTGCTTTGAATCTAAGCACGGCTCTTAGAATGAAGGTGTAAGAGAGGAAGATGAGGATGAAATCCAAGCCTAGCAAGGTCCAACCAGCCACAAATTGGTAGATTCTGTTAAGGGTGAAATTATCACAGGAGAGCCTGGACACAGGCTCTTGGACACAGATTGGCACAGATGCAGTTCTCAATGACGTTTATCCCACAGTAATGGAGCAGAGAAGTGAGGCTAGGAATGGGTGCAGTAAGAAGGGCATTCTTCACCACAATGAAGACACTAGCTTTGGCCACAAATTGATTAGTGATGATGGATGGGTACCGCAGTGGGTGGCAGATGGCCACATAACCATAAATGTGGGTGGCAGATGGCCATGACCATAAACGTGCAGGACTCCATGGGGAGGAAACTGTTCATGATAAACATCTGGAAGAAGCAGGCAGGGAAACTGATCAACCTGAGGTCAAACCAGAAGATGGTCAGGACCTTGGGGATGACGGTGAAGCAAAGCACGATGTCCAGCAGGGAGAGGAGGCTGAGCAGGTAGTACAGAGGCTGGTACAGCAAGGCCTCCAGCTGGATGGTGATCAGGAGGGTGGTGTTAGCCCCCATgggcagaaggaagagaaggctgAGGGGCAGGGACAGCCAGTGCTGCCAACTCTGGAAGTTGGTGAAGCAGATGAGGAGGAATTCAGAGACTGTGGTAGTGGAGTCATTGCTGGGTGATGCCATAGGCTGAATCGTGAACTGAGTAGGCTTCTCAAGACTATGTGTATGTGCAGATACAAGAGGTTATTTTtacaaattgctttaaaaattatccctttcatttattctttaggAAGCCAATGATAAGTGGTTCACTTTTGCCAAGCAAGGCAAATTTCAGCCAATATTCTAAAGGTAGAATTGTGAGACTTGATAAATAATTGTGTGgtctacaaagaaaaatgaatgaatgaaaaacctATGAAGTTTTGAAAAAAGGGTAGTGACATGCAGTAACCTCAGTATACATTAAAACATATTACAAACGAGCAACAAATTAGGCCAGTATGTTACCAGTGTAAGAAAAGCAatggctgttcatatcctttgcccactttttgatggggttgtttgtttttttcttgtatatttgtttgagttctttgtagattctggaaattagccctttgtcagatgagtagattgtaaaaattttctcccattctgtaggtttcctgttcactctaatggtagtttcttttgctgtacagaagctctttagtttaattagatcccattggttaatttttgcttttgctgccattgcttttggtgttttaaacatgaagtcctcgcccatgcctatgtcctgaatggtattacctaggttttcttctagggtttttatggtattaggtctaacatttaagtctctaatccatcttgaattaatgttcgtataaggagtaaggaaaggatcattcagacagccaacagacacatgaaaaaatgctcatcatcactcgccatcagagaaatgcaaatcaaaaccacaatgagatatcatctcacaccagttagaacagcaatcattaaaaagtcaggaaacaacaggtgttggagaggatgtggagaaacaggaacacttttacactgttggtgggattataaactagttcaaccattatggaaaacagtatggcaattcctcaaggatctagaactagatgtaccatatgacccagccatcccactaatgggtatatacccaaaggattataaatcatgctgctataaagacacatgcacatgtatgtttattgcggcactattcacaatagcaaagacttggaatcaacccaaatgtc
Encoded proteins:
- the LOC111534474 gene encoding LOW QUALITY PROTEIN: olfactory receptor 56A1-like (The sequence of the model RefSeq protein was modified relative to this genomic sequence to represent the inferred CDS: deleted 2 bases in 2 codons); the protein is MASPSNDSTTTVSEFLLICFTNFQSWQHWLSLPLSLLFLLPMGANTTLLITIQLEALLYQPLYYLLSLLSLLDIVLCFTVIPKVLTIFWFDLRLISFPACFFQMFIMNSFLPMESCTFMVMAICHPHLWYVAICHPLRYPSIITNQFVAKASVFIVVKNALLTAPIPSLTSLLHYCGINVIENCICANLCPRPVSRLSCDNFTLNRIYQFVAGWTLLGLDFILIFLSYTFILRAVLRFKAEGVAVKALSTCGSHFILILFFRTILLVLVLINVARRKVPMDILILLNVLHHLIPPALNPIVYGVRTKEIKQGIQKLLQRGR